CACGACGTACTCGTCTTGGGCGAAATCGTAGGAGGCGAGGCTGACCGCTCGGCTGGCGTCGGTCGGGTGGTTCGGGTCGGCGAACTGCAGGTAGAAGTTCGCCGTGCCGCCCCCGACGCCGAAGAACCGGGCTGGCACCGACACCGGCGAAAGCTGATCCTCAAGGATCGCGCTATAGTAGTCAGCCGCCGCCTCAACCGCAGTGCGGGCCTGCTGGCCCTGGGAGGTCGATGCGCTGAAGAAGCCGGATCCATCCTGGCTGTAGTCGATACGCAGGTTGACCGCTGTGCTCGGCACGGGAGCGGCGCCGATCGCGGCAGCCAGCAATAGCAGTAGCGGGCCTGCCGGCCTGGGCCAGGTCATTGGGGCGAGCCGTCCTGTTCCAATAGGGCGGGCGCCTGCCGCCCGCCGCCAAGCTTGAAGCTAGGCACGGGCGCGCAACGACGCAAGCTTTCGCCCCGAAACACGGCAAGCCGCACAGCACGTGCCGTTAGAGCTTCGCGGCGATAATCGATCCGTTGTGGCCGCCGAATCCGAAGCTATTGCTGAGGGCCACGCGCATCTCCCGCTGCTGCGGCTCGTTGGCCGTGTAGTTGAGGTCGCAGTCGGGGTCAGGATTCTGCAGATTGATGGTGGGCGGGCAGACGCCGTCCAGCAAACCCTTGATGCTGAGAATGAGCTCCACGCCGCCGCTCGCGCCCAGCAAGTGGCCCAGCTCGCTCTTCGTGCTCGAGACGTTCAGCTTGTAGGCGTGATCGCCGAACACCGACTTGATGCCGCGGGTCTCGGCCTTATCGCCCAGTGGCGTGCTGGTCCCGTGGGCGTTGATGTAGTCGACATCCTCTGCGTTCAGCTTGGCGTCCCGCATGGCGCAGGTCATCGCCCACGCGCCCCCCGATCCGTTCGGGTCGGGCTGCGTGATGTGCCCGCCATCGCCGCTAGCGCCGTAGCCAACAATCTCCGCAACGATCGGCGCATTGCGCGCCTTGGCGTGCTCGTACTCCTCGAAGACCAGCACGCCGGCGCCCTCTGCCAAGACGAACCCGTCCCGCTCCAGGTCGAACGGGCGGCTGGCGCCCTGTGGGTCGTGCCCGCGTTCGGAGAGCGCCTTCATGTTGGCGAACCCGGCGAGGCCCATCTCGGTGCAGGCCGCCTCGCTGCCGCCCGTGATGACAACGTCGGCGTCGTCGTACTGGATGGCGCGGAAGGCGTCTCCCATGGCGTTGGTGGCGCTGGCGCAGGCGGTCGCAACCGCCACGTTGACGCCCTTCAGGCCGTAGTGGATTGACACGTGGCCCGAGGCCGCGTTGACCATCAGCTTCGGGATGGTAAACGCAGAAACCTTGTCCGGCCCCTTAAGGATCAGCCGGGTCTGTTGGGCCTCGATCTCGGTCAGGCCGCCGACTCCTGAACCGATGATTACGCCGCACCGGCGCAGATCCTCATTCGCGAAGTCGAGCCCCGACTCGTTCACTGCGTCCACCGCCGCCACATGGGCGAACTGGGTGAACCGGTCGATGCGCTTAGCCTCCTTCGCCGAGATGTACGCCGAAGGGTCCCAGTCGTAGATGTCGCCGCCGAACTTGACCTTGTGGCGTGTTGTGTCAAACGCCTTGAGCTCGTGGATGCCACTCTTGCCGGCCAGGATGTTGGCCCAGAGCTCGTCAACCTTGCAGCCCAGGACGCTCACCACGCCCATGCCGGTTACAACCACACGCCGTTTCATAGCAGTCGCCCGCTGTCTAGTGTCGGAGGAAAGTCGCGTTCGAGGGCCGACGCGTCCGCGGACGCACAGAGCCCAAAAAAAAGGGCGCCGGGCTGCGAGGCCCAGCGCCGTTGCACGCGCCGGCGTTACCCGGAACCGGCGGCAGGCGTCCTCTGACAGACGCCGGCCGCCCCGCCGTCGGCGGGGCTAGCTCCCCGAGTTGGCCTCGATGAATTCCACCGCCTGGCCAACGGTCTGGATCTTCTCCGCGGCGTCGTCGGGGATATTGATGTCGAACTCTTCCTCCAGCTCCATCACGAGTTCGACCGTGTCGAGCGAGTCGGCGCCGAGGTCGTTCACGAACGATGTGTCCGCGGTGATCTTTTCTTTGTCGACACCGAGCTGCTCAGCCACGATGTCCGTGACGCGTTCCAATACCGAGGCCACTACAGTTCTCCTTGAATCCGCTTGCGGTACGCTTCTAATCGGGCCGTCTGCCGTGGCGATTGGGCGGGGCTTAGCGGAAGGCCCTGCCGCCCACTACCAGGAGCGACTAGCGACGCCCCCGGCCGAGGTCCGGGAATCAGTTGGTAGGGTGTTTTGCCTGCAGACTCCGCGTGGAGGTTGACCTCTCAAAATAGAGGAGTTCCACAAGCGAGGTCAAGGTATAGCCGTTTGGGTTGGGGCTGTCTAGGTCGACCCGCGAAGCGGGGCAGCGGGCGGTTTTGGAGGGGTTAACCGGTCATCCCGCCGTCGATTGTGATCACCTGTCCGGTGATGTACGCGGCCGAGTCGCTCGCCAGGAACAGCGCCGCGTCCGCCACCTCTTCGGGCTCACCGAGCCGCTGAAGGGGGATGCGCTGCTTCACCACGTCGTGGAAGGCGTCACCGCCCGCCTCGGCCAGGATGTCGGTCATGTCAGAGCGAATGAAGCCGGGGCAGATCGCGTTGACGGTGATCGGGCGCCGCTTGCTGCCGAGTTCCTTCGCGACCGTTTGGGTGAATCCGATCACGCCCGCCTTCGACGCCGAATAGTTCGCCTGCCCCGGGTTGCCCATCAGGCCCGAGATGCTGGAGATGTTGATGATGCGTCCGCGCTTGGCGCGGACCATCACCTGCGCCACGGCGCGGGTGAACAGGAAGACCGACCGCAGGTTGGACGAGATGACGTCCCCCCAGTCGTCGTCGGACATGCGGAGCAGCAGGGTGTCGCGGGTGATGCCGGCGTTGTTGACCAGGATGTCAATCCCGCCCCACTTTTCCGATACGGCGTCGACGGTCTGCTGCACCTGGGCTGAGTCGCAGACGTCGCACTGGTGGACGCTCGCCTCGCCGCCCGCATCGCGGATCGCCTGGGCGACCTCTTCCAGCTTCTCGACGTTCCTGGCGACGCAAGCCACCGTTGCGCCGGCGCGGCCCAGCCGCAGCGCGATCGCACGGCCGATGCCGCGTGATGCGCCGGTCACCAATGCGGTGCGTCCTGTGAGGTCGGATGTTACCTGTGCTTTACTCGGTTCAGCCATCGCGGCTCCTAGCAGAAACTTCAGCTCTATAGGGACGGCGCCTGAGGATGCCTGCCGCTAGGCGGGGACGCTCTCGCAAGGCAGCTTTCGATTGATCCGCTTCAACAGCCCCCGCAGCACCCGACCAGGGCCAACCTCGTACACCGTGTCGACGCCGAAGTCATCGATCATCCGCCGCATCGAGTCCTCCCAACGCACCGGGCTCACCACCTGCTTGACCAGCAGGGAGCGGATTTCTTCGGGGTCGTCGTGCACGCCCGCGTCAACATTGCAGATCACCGGGATCTGCGGCGTGCCGATGGTGACACCGGCCAGCTTCGCCTGCAGGCGATCGACCGCGGGCTGCATTAGGCTGGTGTGGAACGCGCCGGCGACAGCCAGCGGCACAACCCGCATTGCGCCCGCCTTGTCGGCCAGCTCCGCGACCCGCTCGCAGGCCGTGGTCCCGCCGGAAACCACCGTGTTGCCAGGGCAGAGGAGGTTGGCGATCTCGAGGGTGTCCTCGCCGCGGGCCTGATCGACGAGGTCCGCAATCTGAGGCACTTCCAGACCGAGCACGCTCACCATCCCTGACGGCGTTGCTTCGGCGGCGTCCTGCATTGCGGCGCCGCGTTCGGCCACGACCCGCAACCCGTCCTCGAAAGAGATGGCCCCGGCGAATGCGAGAGCCGTGTACTCGCCCAGGCTGAGCCCGGCGGTCACCACACAGTTGTCGACAACCGCGGGGTCGTCCAGTCGAAGCTGCTCAAGCGCCGCCAGGCTGCTCACGTAGAGCGCTGGCTGGCTGTAGGCGGTAGAGTCAAGGTCCTCGGCCGGGCCGTTGACGCACAGTTTCAGCAAGTCGTAGCCGAGGATCTGGGCGGCCGCGTCAAACTGCTCGCGAGCCACGATCGACCGCTCGCACAGCTCAGCGGCCATGCCCACCGTCTGGGCGCCTTGGCCGGGGAAGAGCAGGGCGGTTCGAGAGCTCATAAGATGCTTAGCTCGGCAGGGTCAACGCGGCGATTGCGACGACGGTTTAGCTGGCCTCAACGACCGTGCGGCCCATGTAATGGCCACAGTTCGGATTCGGGCAGACCGTGTGCGTGGGGATCATCGTCCCGCACTTCGGGCACGCGTGGAGCTGCCGGGCCTGGAGGGCGTCGTGACTACGGCGCTTGCCGCTGCGTGAGTTCGAGTGTTTTCTCTTCGGGACAGCCATTTCCGGCGCCTTCTACTAATCTGGGGGCCCATGGTTTGGGGCCCAGTGCCAGGGCGGCCCATCCGTCGGGCGGCCCCTGTACGGTATCGGGGGGTCATCGAAGCCCCATAGAGTAGCGGTGTGGCCTCAAAGCTGTCAATGGCTGCCAGCACCCCCGCTAAGACGGGTAGGCCCACGGGGGCAATGCCCTCCGGCCCCCGACTACAAACGCTCCGGCTGCTAGAATGCGGCCTGATTCGCCGCGATTCCTGCCAGAAAGAGGCGCCATGGCCGTCGATATTGTGCCGATCAACTACCGATCCCCCGCCCACCGGTGGGCGTTGGTTTCGCTGCTGGACTCCTACGCAGACACCCCCCAGGGGAGCGGTACCGGCATGACCGACGAGGCCCGCCAGAACGTCTCTGCGATGCTCGAGGCCACGCCAAACGCCTGCGTCTTGATGGCCGTTGACGGCGACGCGCCCGTGGGAACGGCGGTCTGCTGCCAGACATTCAGCACGTTTTCCGCGCGACCCGTCCTCAACCTGCACGACCTGGTGGTCGCGGCGGACCGCCGCGGCCTGGGGATCGGGCGGCGCCTGATGGAGTCGGTCGAGGCGGAGGCCCGACGGCGCGGCTGCTGCTACCTGACGCTCGAAGTCGTGGCTGACAACGAGCAGGCCAAATCGCTGTACCGCGGGTGCGGGTTTTTAGGGGGGGACTCAGCTAACCCACCCGGCGCGATGCTGTTCTGGAAGAAGCCGCTCAACTGACGCGGGACGCGGCCGGTCCGCCCGCCCCCGCTGGCCGGCTTACCCCGCCAGCGACAAGGCCCGTTCGATCCTGGCCAGGCAGCGGTCGCGGCCGAGAATGGCGAGCGTCTCGTAGACGCCAAATCCTACCGCCTTGCCGGTCACCGCGACCCGTATTGCGTGGATCACCTGGCCAATCTTCACCCCTTCGGCCTCGAGAAGCGACTGCAGGCAGGCTTCGGTCGACTCCGTAGTAAACGGCTCAAGGCCCGCCAACCGCTCGCCAAACTTCCGCAGCAGGTCGGCGGCCTCCTCCGGTTTCGTGATCCGCTTGGCAAAGGCCTTCTCGTCGTACTGCAGCTCGTCATCCGCGACAAAGAACTCTTGGTAATCGAGGATGTCGCCCGCGGTCTTGATCCGGTCGCCGGCTGGCTCAACGATCGCCGTCACGTAGGGGCCGGCCTCACAAGGTGGGGGAGACTCCAGATAGCCGGCCCGCTTGAGGAAGTCGACGCACCAGGCGGCCTTCTGCTTCAGCGGGAGCTGCTGCATAGCCCGATCCTGAAACGCCTGCAGCTTGCTCGGGTCGAAGCTTGCCGGCGCCTTGTTCACGCCGATTAAGTCGAAGGACTCAATCATCTCCTCGCGAGTGAACTCCTCGCGCGAGTCATCCAGCGACCACCCAAGCAACAGCAGGTAGTTGAGAATAGCGTCTGGCAGGTAGCCAACCTGCTCGTAGAAGTCGACGATCACCGGGTTAAAGGTCTCGGCCGCGGTCTCCAGCCCGAGCAGCTCGGCAACGTGCTGACCGTGCTGGTTCAGCGCGGCGAAATCGCGGTTCTTGAGGTACTTGTCGAGCTTGCGTTTACTCAGTTTGGTCTTGCTGCCCGGCTCGGCGACGAACGGGACGTGGGCGAACTCGGGCAACTGGTACCCGAGCCGTTCGGCGATGAACGCCTGACGCGGCGTGTTGGACAGGTGCTCCTCCGCGCGGATCACGTGCGAGATCTGCATCTGGTGGTCGTCAACGACCGTCGCCAGGTGGTACAGGCAGGAGCCGTCCGCCCGTTGAATTACGTGGTCCTGCTCCCGCGTCCAGGCGAAGCGGACCTCGCCGCGCACTAAGTCCTGCAGCACCAGCTCGCCCTCACGGGGCATTCTCAAACGCACCACTCCCTGGCGGCCCTCGGCCTCGAACGCGGCGGCCTGCTCCGGCGTTTCCGCCATCCAGCTCCGGCTGTACGTAAACGACCCGCCCGCCTGCTGGGCGGCCTCACGCTCGGCCTGCAGCTCTTCCGGCTTGGCGTAGTCGCGGTAGGCGTCGCCCTGGGCAAGCAGCTGATCGACCGCGACCTGGTAGCGATCGCCACGCTGCGACTGGTAGTACGGCCCGAACTCGCCGCCCGACTCGGGGCCTTCGTCCCAGTCGAGCCCCAGCCAGCGGAAGCCGTGCAGGATGGGCGCCAGGGCTTCCTCCACGTTGCGTTGCTGGTCGGTGTCGTCGATCCGCAGCAGGAACTGACCCCCGTGCTTGCGGGCGAAGAGCCAGTTGAACAGCGCGGTGCGGACGCCGCCGATGTGGAGGTAGCCGGTTGGGCTCGGCGCGAAACGGGTGCGGACAGTCATAGCGGTAGCGGGCCTACGCGGTGCGGGTGCAAGGGCGTGATTCTACGCCAATCCCCTTACGCCGCGTAGCGTCCGTTCGCTTTTTGCTTCCGCAGCCGCTTGCGTTCGGCCTTGGAAAGCTTGCGCCGTGGAGCATCGTCGTCCTCGTACTCGGCGTCGCCCTCAGAGCCGTCAGTCCAGCGGGACTCGCTAGAGGCCGCCGGCGTCGGCGCCGACTTGCGGCGGGCCGCGCGGCGGGCGGAACGCGAGTCGGTCTCCTCTTCGTCCGCCTCAGAATCAGACTGCACTGTCGGGCGTTCGAACTTCACGGTCGTCGGCGCCGGACTGGGGGCCGATTTCTCCTTCTTGACCTCGTCGGCACGCGGCTTGGCGGCCTTGACCGGCTTGGGCTTCTTGACCGGAGCGTTGATGACGCCGTCGGTCTCCAGCAGCACGCGGCGGACGTAGGCCAGCTGGGCCCCTAGCCCAAGAACTAGCCCGCAGAGCAGCCCGCCGATCTCGAACAACCCGGCGTGCTCAGACACGCCGGCGGGGAGAGCGCCCGTCGCCCCACACCACGAGACAATCACGCCAACCACGGCCAGCACGGCGAGCGATAGCGATAGCGGACTCTCGACAACGTCAGCAGCCGGACGGAAACTGATCACCCCAGCGGCAATCACCAACCCGGTCATCCACCAGCCGGCGCCTCCCAACGGGGCGAACCCGGTGAGCGTGCTGAGCTGCTGCGCCAGGGCCGAGCCCAGGCCTACCGAGTAGGCGGCGCTGAGCGTCACCGCCGCGCAGGCCGCAACCGCCCACCACCGGTACCGCCCGCGGACGTCGTCCGTGCGATTCGACCGGAGGCCGTAGATCACACCGCACATCCCGCCCAGCGCCAGCAGCAGGGCGCCGGCAAACCAGCCGCCGATCGAAGCCGGCGACGATCCACCGATCATGCTTGCAAGAGCGGTCGGAAGCGACGCGTGGAAGTACTGAGCCGCAACCACGCCGCCGCTGGCGGCTAGGCCCAACGCGATCGCGCCAGCCAGCGACGCGCCCTTGGTTGGGAGCACGCCCCGAGCAACGGCGAAACTGGGGCTCGCCGCGTCTGGCGCAAACCGGCGCTTCTTTACAGGGGGAGTGTCAGCCGAGTCCGGGCCGGTTGGCCCGTCGGCGACGCCGCCGGCGTTCCGCGTCCCGTCGTTGAGCATCCGTCGTCGGCGATCATCCCTTCCTCCAGCTGCCATCAGCGTTCCCTCGCCTAAGCCCGGCATCCCGCGGGCGGTCGATTGGTCAGAGACAAGCGTGGCGCTGCGGGGCCACGAACCGGTTGTTCCCTACAACCTTTCGGATCGGCATATGCGACCCGGAGGTTTCAGTCGGCGGGCTCATAAATCGGGTTGGGCAAGCAGCGCAAACGCCGACTGCTAGCGGTTGCGCCGGCTGGGTCGCGCCCAACCGTATCGCTGTAACGTGTTTGAAGCGAGTGGTTTGCCGAGCGGCCCTGCGTGACCTAGTTTTGCCGAGTAGCGTCCGCAAGAACCATTATTCCCGCCCCGGCGAGATGTCAGACACCCTGCCCAGCCCCGTGGATCCTCTGCCTGGTGCGTCGGTCCCCTTAGGCCCTCCGCCCGCAGACCCGTCTCGGATCCCCGAGCTGCTGCAAACGCTGGAAGAAACCGCCCGACGCAGCGGTCACGCGTCGGCCGATGCGGACCCCAAGACAACCGAGTTCGAGGACCGGCTGGCCGCCGCCCGGCTAGGCGTGGCGAGCTCGCTCTTCACGGGGCTGCGCTGCAAGCACCCCCCCACCGCGTCGCACTGCCTGCGTGTCGCGCTCGGCTGCAGCCGCTGGGCGGCCGCGTTGGAGATGCCCGACGAGCTCCGCACCCAGCTCGAGCTGGCCGCGCTGCTGCACGATATCGGTAAACTCGGCGTGCCCGACTCGGTGCTGATGAAGCAGGGCCGCCTGCAGCCGGAGGACGTCACCGCGTTGAGCCGCAGCCCGCGGCACGCGCAGGTGATCCTCAGCCGCGCCGGCGCCCCGGAGAAGCTGATTGAGGTGGTGCTCGCCTCGAACGCCTGGTTCGACGGCAGCCGGGGCCCGGAGGGCATGGCGGGAGAGAACATCCCGGCGCTCGCGCGGATTTTGTCGATCGTCGACGCGTACGACTCGATGACCACCGACCACGTCTACCGGCCCGCCAAGTCGCAGGAGCGGGCGGTGGCCGAGCTGTTCGAGTGCGCCGGCTCGCAGTTCGACCCCGGCCTGGTCCGCAGCTTCGTGGACCAGCTCGGCAAGAACCACGCCGAGCGGTCGGCAGAGGTGTCGAAACGCTGGCTCTCGCAGCTGTCGACCGGCAGCGGCGAGCTCCCGTGGGAGTTCACCCGGCACGCGCCGCGGGCCGAGGCGGAGTCGCCGGCCAACGAAGTCGCGATGTTCGAGAAGGAGCTCATCGACCACATGCACGACGGCGTCGTGTTTGTGAACCCGCACCGCCAGATCATCCTGTGGAACACCGGGGCGGAGCGGCTGACCGGCGTGGCCAGTTCGGCCGCCGTGGGTCAGACGCTGGCGCCGTCGCTGCTGGTGATGAGCGCCCCCGACGGGCGCATGCTCGAGGACGCCGAGTGCCCCATCACCGAGGCGATCAGCTCCGGCGCGCCCAACGTGCAGCGGCTGAGCGTCATCGGCCGCAAGGGGAAGCACGTCGAGGTGGACCTGCACTCGATCCCCGTCTGCTCGCCAAGCCAAGGCGTGCTGGGCGCCACCGTGCTGCTGCACGACGCCTCGAGCGAGGCTTCGCTCGAGCAGCGGTGCCAGGCGCTGCACGTCGAGATGACCAAGGACCCGATGACCCAGGTGGCCAACCGGGCCGAGTTCGACCGGGCGCTCGCGATGTTCGTCGACGCGCACCAGGAGACCGGCCTGCCGTGCAGCCTTATCATGGCGGACATCGACCACTTCAAGTCGATCAACGACACCTACGGCCACCAGGCCGGCGACGAGGCGATTATCACCTTCGCGTCGCTGCTCAAATCGATGTGCCGCACCGGCGACCTGGTCGCACGCTACGGTGGGGAAGAATTCGCCGTGCTCTGTGCCGACTGCAACAACGCCAACGCGGCGATGCGGGCGGAGCAGATGCGGCGGACCCTCGCCGACACAATCCAAACGGAACTCGGGGGCAAGTCCATCACCGCCAGCTTCGGCGTGTCCGAGCTGCAGGCGGGCGACACCCCAGAAACGCTGCTCAGACGCTCCGACCGGGCGCTGCTGCAGGCCAAGGACCAAGGGCGCAACCAGGTCGTTCAGCTGGGGGCTGGGATGGAAGAAGAAGAACCCAAGAAGAGCTGGTGGGGATTCGGTTCGTGGGGCAAGTCCCTCGTCGAGACGACCCTCATCACCAACGTCCCGATCGAGGTCGCCGTCGAGAAGCTCAAGGGCTTCATCGCCGACCACGACGCCAAGATCCTCAAGACCGCCGAGCACGAGATCCGGATCGAGTGCTCCGACGCCGGCGCGCTGCGTCGCGCCAACGACCGCCCGGTGGGCTTCGTCCTCGACCTGAAGCTGGCCGAGGAGTTCGTCGAACGCGAAAACGCCGCCGGCATGGCCAAGGGCACCTACGCCCAGACCACCGCCGCGGTGACGATCCGGCCCCGGCACGAGCGGGACCGCCGCCGCGGCTACGCGACCGAACGCGCCCGCAAGCTGCTCGGCAGCCTCCGCTCGTACCTAATGGCCCGCGAGGCGGACGCCGCGCCCACCCCCGCCAAGTAGAACCACAGCCATGCAACGCGAACTCCACGAGATGAAACTCCCCACCGGGCCCCGCGGCCGGGCGTTGCAGCACGCGCGCCACGCCGTCGAAGGGGGCGCCGCCCTGGACGAGGCGTTCGCCGGTTTCGAGCCGGCGCCCCGCCGCACCGACGGCACGCACGCCGCCAGCCGCGGCTCTGACGCCACGCGTGAGGCGGTTCAGCAGATCGCCACGCAGCTCAGGCAGATCGACGAACAGCGTCGGGAGCTGAACCGGCTGCTCGAGCTGCTCGACTCCGCCGAGTGACCATTACGGCGTCGAACTGATAAACGCTGAGCCGGGGCAGCCCGGCTTTTTTTCTGCAATCTCCCGCCTCGGCCCAATCTGCCGGCGCCGGATGCGAATTACCTTCCAGGCGGCCCGGCCGCCACAGACAGGTTTCACTCTATTCGCAGGGAGAATCGACAATGGGTTGTGCAATGCAAGCGCCGAGCGGCGTGCGGCGGCTTGGGGTGCTCGTGGGACTCGCGGCGGCGACGGCGTTCGCGCCCGCCGCTTCGGCGCAAGACCGGAGCGGGTCACCGACGCCCGGCCAGGCGCGGCTCGACTTCGCCAGCCTGCCGGGGCCGACGGTCGAGCTCAACCTCAGCGAGGGGCTCATCCAGCAGGCCCTCGGGTTGGGCGAGGCGGCGCTATCCGGCTTCCTCAGCGGCCTGGAGGAGAACGCGGCCGCCGAAAACGCCGAAGCGGTCCGCTACATCGCCCAGCAGGTAGGCGCGACGCGCGAACTGACGGAGGTGCTCGGCGAGGTGGTCGACAGCGTCCACCTCAACGTCTGGAAGGACGCCCGCGCGCTAGGCGACGCGGCGGCCGACGTGCCGCAACTGGTGGCCGCGCAGCTGTCCGACCAGGGCTGGGAGACGACCCTCCGCGCCCGGGACGGAAACAAGCTGGCGCACGTGTACCTGCAGCGTGAGGGCGAGGCGGTCCGCGGCGTGTTCGTTCTGGCCCAGGACGGGGGCGAGTTGGTGATGGCCAACGTCGTCGGTGATCTGTCGCAGGAAAATGTGGAGCGGATCGCCAACCTGGCGACCAAGATCGCGGTCGAGGCCGGCCTGGACGACGAGCTGACCAAGGCGGTCGAGAAGATCCGAGAGCGGCAAAGACGCTAACCGCGCCGCCCGCCCGCGCCGCCGATGCGGCCGGGCGGGCCCCTGAGGCCGCTCCCTGGCGGATTGCCAGCCAACCTGCAGCGCGTTAACCTGCGGCATTCAACGCCAAGCAGATTTTGGCGCGGTTGTTGCAGCCCAAGTTGACGCAAGGCAACCCGCCGCAACGAGAATACAGGAGCACCCTCATGGCCTATTCCCTCCCGAAACTCCCCTACGCTTACGACGCCCTGGAGCCGCACATCGACGCGCGGACCATGGAAATCCACCACACAAAGCACCACAACGCGTATGTCACCAAGGTGAACGACGCGCTCGAGGGCTCGGGCGTGGCGGAGCAGTCGATCGAAGATCTGTGCCGCAACATCGCGTCGGTCCCCGAGAACATCCGCGGCGCGGTCCGCAACAACGGCGGCGGCCACGCCAACCACTCGCTGTTCTGGACCGTGATGAGCGGCTCCGGCGGCGGCGCCCCCAGCGGCGATCTGGCCGCCGCGATTGACGCCGAGCTGGGCGGCTT
This genomic interval from Posidoniimonas corsicana contains the following:
- the fabF gene encoding beta-ketoacyl-ACP synthase II, with product MKRRVVVTGMGVVSVLGCKVDELWANILAGKSGIHELKAFDTTRHKVKFGGDIYDWDPSAYISAKEAKRIDRFTQFAHVAAVDAVNESGLDFANEDLRRCGVIIGSGVGGLTEIEAQQTRLILKGPDKVSAFTIPKLMVNAASGHVSIHYGLKGVNVAVATACASATNAMGDAFRAIQYDDADVVITGGSEAACTEMGLAGFANMKALSERGHDPQGASRPFDLERDGFVLAEGAGVLVFEEYEHAKARNAPIVAEIVGYGASGDGGHITQPDPNGSGGAWAMTCAMRDAKLNAEDVDYINAHGTSTPLGDKAETRGIKSVFGDHAYKLNVSSTKSELGHLLGASGGVELILSIKGLLDGVCPPTINLQNPDPDCDLNYTANEPQQREMRVALSNSFGFGGHNGSIIAAKL
- a CDS encoding acyl carrier protein: MASVLERVTDIVAEQLGVDKEKITADTSFVNDLGADSLDTVELVMELEEEFDINIPDDAAEKIQTVGQAVEFIEANSGS
- the fabG gene encoding 3-oxoacyl-[acyl-carrier-protein] reductase encodes the protein MAEPSKAQVTSDLTGRTALVTGASRGIGRAIALRLGRAGATVACVARNVEKLEEVAQAIRDAGGEASVHQCDVCDSAQVQQTVDAVSEKWGGIDILVNNAGITRDTLLLRMSDDDWGDVISSNLRSVFLFTRAVAQVMVRAKRGRIINISSISGLMGNPGQANYSASKAGVIGFTQTVAKELGSKRRPITVNAICPGFIRSDMTDILAEAGGDAFHDVVKQRIPLQRLGEPEEVADAALFLASDSAAYITGQVITIDGGMTG
- the fabD gene encoding ACP S-malonyltransferase, translated to MSSRTALLFPGQGAQTVGMAAELCERSIVAREQFDAAAQILGYDLLKLCVNGPAEDLDSTAYSQPALYVSSLAALEQLRLDDPAVVDNCVVTAGLSLGEYTALAFAGAISFEDGLRVVAERGAAMQDAAEATPSGMVSVLGLEVPQIADLVDQARGEDTLEIANLLCPGNTVVSGGTTACERVAELADKAGAMRVVPLAVAGAFHTSLMQPAVDRLQAKLAGVTIGTPQIPVICNVDAGVHDDPEEIRSLLVKQVVSPVRWEDSMRRMIDDFGVDTVYEVGPGRVLRGLLKRINRKLPCESVPA
- the rpmF gene encoding 50S ribosomal protein L32 → MAVPKRKHSNSRSGKRRSHDALQARQLHACPKCGTMIPTHTVCPNPNCGHYMGRTVVEAS
- a CDS encoding GNAT family N-acetyltransferase is translated as MAVDIVPINYRSPAHRWALVSLLDSYADTPQGSGTGMTDEARQNVSAMLEATPNACVLMAVDGDAPVGTAVCCQTFSTFSARPVLNLHDLVVAADRRGLGIGRRLMESVEAEARRRGCCYLTLEVVADNEQAKSLYRGCGFLGGDSANPPGAMLFWKKPLN
- the gltX gene encoding glutamate--tRNA ligase yields the protein MTVRTRFAPSPTGYLHIGGVRTALFNWLFARKHGGQFLLRIDDTDQQRNVEEALAPILHGFRWLGLDWDEGPESGGEFGPYYQSQRGDRYQVAVDQLLAQGDAYRDYAKPEELQAEREAAQQAGGSFTYSRSWMAETPEQAAAFEAEGRQGVVRLRMPREGELVLQDLVRGEVRFAWTREQDHVIQRADGSCLYHLATVVDDHQMQISHVIRAEEHLSNTPRQAFIAERLGYQLPEFAHVPFVAEPGSKTKLSKRKLDKYLKNRDFAALNQHGQHVAELLGLETAAETFNPVIVDFYEQVGYLPDAILNYLLLLGWSLDDSREEFTREEMIESFDLIGVNKAPASFDPSKLQAFQDRAMQQLPLKQKAAWCVDFLKRAGYLESPPPCEAGPYVTAIVEPAGDRIKTAGDILDYQEFFVADDELQYDEKAFAKRITKPEEAADLLRKFGERLAGLEPFTTESTEACLQSLLEAEGVKIGQVIHAIRVAVTGKAVGFGVYETLAILGRDRCLARIERALSLAG
- a CDS encoding diguanylate cyclase domain-containing protein, coding for MSDTLPSPVDPLPGASVPLGPPPADPSRIPELLQTLEETARRSGHASADADPKTTEFEDRLAAARLGVASSLFTGLRCKHPPTASHCLRVALGCSRWAAALEMPDELRTQLELAALLHDIGKLGVPDSVLMKQGRLQPEDVTALSRSPRHAQVILSRAGAPEKLIEVVLASNAWFDGSRGPEGMAGENIPALARILSIVDAYDSMTTDHVYRPAKSQERAVAELFECAGSQFDPGLVRSFVDQLGKNHAERSAEVSKRWLSQLSTGSGELPWEFTRHAPRAEAESPANEVAMFEKELIDHMHDGVVFVNPHRQIILWNTGAERLTGVASSAAVGQTLAPSLLVMSAPDGRMLEDAECPITEAISSGAPNVQRLSVIGRKGKHVEVDLHSIPVCSPSQGVLGATVLLHDASSEASLEQRCQALHVEMTKDPMTQVANRAEFDRALAMFVDAHQETGLPCSLIMADIDHFKSINDTYGHQAGDEAIITFASLLKSMCRTGDLVARYGGEEFAVLCADCNNANAAMRAEQMRRTLADTIQTELGGKSITASFGVSELQAGDTPETLLRRSDRALLQAKDQGRNQVVQLGAGMEEEEPKKSWWGFGSWGKSLVETTLITNVPIEVAVEKLKGFIADHDAKILKTAEHEIRIECSDAGALRRANDRPVGFVLDLKLAEEFVERENAAGMAKGTYAQTTAAVTIRPRHERDRRRGYATERARKLLGSLRSYLMAREADAAPTPAK
- a CDS encoding DUF4252 domain-containing protein, with the protein product MGCAMQAPSGVRRLGVLVGLAAATAFAPAASAQDRSGSPTPGQARLDFASLPGPTVELNLSEGLIQQALGLGEAALSGFLSGLEENAAAENAEAVRYIAQQVGATRELTEVLGEVVDSVHLNVWKDARALGDAAADVPQLVAAQLSDQGWETTLRARDGNKLAHVYLQREGEAVRGVFVLAQDGGELVMANVVGDLSQENVERIANLATKIAVEAGLDDELTKAVEKIRERQRR
- a CDS encoding superoxide dismutase — translated: MAYSLPKLPYAYDALEPHIDARTMEIHHTKHHNAYVTKVNDALEGSGVAEQSIEDLCRNIASVPENIRGAVRNNGGGHANHSLFWTVMSGSGGGAPSGDLAAAIDAELGGFEKFKEAFSNAAATRFGSGWAWLSVDGGKLVVESTPNQDNPYMEGRTPILGLDVWEHAYYLHYQNRRPDYISAFFNVVDWSAVADRYAAAKG